Proteins encoded by one window of Streptomyces sp. NBC_01477:
- a CDS encoding serine O-acetyltransferase, whose product MSRVRASPSLRRRIGETLDVIVARDPSVRSRTEALLHPTVLTLLGYRTGNFLYRHRRYLIARLVCTATKVLTGGIDIHPGARIGRRFFVDHGSGVVVGETAVIGDDVSLFHQVTLGSFGWWHEQEHARRGARRHPRLGNGVTVGAGATLLGPITVSDDALIGAMSLVLSDVPKGVHVRAPEAVVGHAPALAPQDSPRTEPQPPHRNGSERTHES is encoded by the coding sequence ATGAGCAGGGTGCGGGCCTCGCCCTCGCTGCGCCGGCGGATCGGGGAGACCCTCGACGTCATCGTGGCCCGCGACCCGTCGGTCCGGTCGCGCACCGAGGCGCTGCTGCACCCGACCGTGCTGACCCTGCTGGGCTACCGCACCGGCAACTTCCTCTACCGGCACCGCCGTTACCTCATCGCCCGCCTGGTGTGCACCGCCACCAAGGTCCTCACCGGAGGCATCGACATCCACCCGGGCGCGCGGATCGGCCGGCGGTTCTTCGTCGACCACGGCAGCGGGGTGGTGGTCGGCGAGACCGCCGTGATCGGCGACGACGTATCGCTCTTCCACCAGGTCACGCTGGGCTCCTTCGGCTGGTGGCACGAGCAGGAGCACGCGCGGCGGGGCGCCCGCCGCCATCCCCGGCTCGGCAACGGCGTCACCGTCGGCGCGGGGGCGACCTTGCTCGGGCCGATCACCGTCAGCGACGATGCACTGATCGGTGCGATGTCCCTGGTGCTCAGCGATGTGCCCAAGGGGGTGCATGTACGCGCCCCGGAGGCGGTCGTCGGCCATGCGCCGGCCCTGGCACCTCAGGACAGCCCGCGCACGGAACCGCAGCCTCCACACCGGAACGGATCGGAACGCACCCATGAATCCTGA
- a CDS encoding PLP-dependent cysteine synthase family protein — MTEPTTGRVVGSLDELVGNTPMLRLRLPGLPADARVLAKLEAANPLSSIKDRAALFMLRAAEESGALLPGGTVIESTSGNTGIALAALAAARGYACRIVLPDNASRERLLTLRMLGAEVEFTDHTLGFAACVERAEKLHAETDGSWYAGQHLNADNVRAHYETTGPEIWRDTGGRVDHLVCGVGTGGTLTGIAHYLRERNPRLNVVAVEPAGSPLLSGGAPGPHRIPGLNGGFTSPVTDVAAIDEVIVVADEDAAATTRAIAAATGLLVGVSSGAAAHGCVELARRHDLAGATVATVFPDTGERYLSWWPDAGESPAAVGAALRPAG, encoded by the coding sequence GTGACCGAACCAACCACCGGCCGTGTCGTCGGCTCGCTCGATGAACTCGTGGGCAATACGCCGATGTTGCGGCTGCGCCTGCCCGGGCTGCCCGCCGACGCGCGCGTGCTGGCCAAGCTGGAGGCGGCCAACCCGCTGTCCAGCATCAAGGACCGGGCCGCCCTGTTCATGCTGCGCGCCGCCGAGGAGTCGGGGGCGCTGCTGCCCGGCGGGACGGTCATCGAGTCCACCTCGGGCAACACCGGTATCGCGCTCGCCGCGCTGGCCGCCGCCCGCGGCTACGCCTGCCGGATCGTGCTGCCCGACAACGCCTCGCGGGAGCGCCTGCTGACCTTGCGGATGCTCGGCGCCGAGGTCGAGTTCACCGACCACACCCTCGGCTTCGCCGCCTGTGTGGAGCGGGCGGAGAAGCTGCACGCCGAGACCGACGGGTCCTGGTACGCGGGCCAGCACCTGAACGCCGACAACGTCCGCGCCCACTACGAGACGACCGGCCCGGAGATCTGGCGGGACACCGGCGGCCGGGTCGACCACCTGGTGTGCGGCGTCGGCACCGGCGGCACCCTGACCGGTATCGCGCACTACCTCAGGGAGCGCAATCCCCGGCTGAACGTCGTGGCGGTCGAGCCCGCGGGCTCGCCCCTGCTGTCGGGCGGCGCGCCGGGACCGCACCGCATCCCCGGTCTGAACGGCGGATTCACCAGCCCGGTCACGGATGTCGCGGCCATCGACGAGGTGATCGTCGTCGCGGACGAGGACGCCGCGGCCACCACCCGCGCCATCGCCGCCGCCACCGGGCTGCTGGTCGGCGTCTCCTCGGGCGCCGCCGCCCACGGCTGCGTGGAATTGGCGCGCCGGCACGACCTGGCCGGGGCCACCGTCGCCACCGTCTTCCCCGACACCGGGGAGCGCTACCTCAGCTGGTGGCCCGACGCCGGGGAGAGCCCGGCCGCGGTCGGCGCGGCGCTGCGGCCGGCCGGATGA
- a CDS encoding amino acid adenylation domain-containing protein gives MKSLDAAGTCLPELLDSQALARPGDIAVVHEGESLTFRELADQAADVARYLYHLGVGADAGVGLFVEPSLDLVIGAWGVLRSGGAYLPLSPDYPEERIHHIVRDARLAVVLTQESLRHRLAEFLGAETVVITLDDVVDFAKGRSDEESADLPGGPRPADLAYVIYTSGSTGRPKGVTIEHRSIAHQMRWLADSFGLGAGATVLQKTPVSFDAAQWEILAPAYGSRVVVGSGGIHRDPTRLIEAVVRHGVTTLQCVPTLLQALVDTDALDRCTSLTHLFSGGEALSRSLAGQLASALPGAALVNLYGPTECTINTSAHTVDPAALGEGPGALPIGTPVTGLRYHILDAEGRPVPPGTTGELHISGIQLARGYLHQPLLTAERFLPNTAAGASEPGHERLYRTGDLAHFNPDGTAQFAGRADNQVKLRGFRIELDEIRLAIEAHDWVRNAAVLLRTDPRTGSQHLVACIELSPREAALMDQGEHADHHVSKSSKLQVKAQLSNPGVRDAADLSGRPAVRLPGAAAGPEQRRRAFARKTYRFYEGDQLAAADVLAALGRTAQGAGSRRPEELTLAELGGLLRNFGQHLSGERLLPKYAYASPGSLYATQLYLELAGIAGLAAGCYYYHPVDHELVLVHGAEASAQPRARVHFIGRRSAIEPVYKKNIQEVLEIEAGHMAGLFDEVLPAHGLALAEAAYDSGLPRRLGCAEGDYYLGSFALAPWTAARTRKSPDIYVQFHPGSGAGLPSGQYRYRDGGLHRISDQLVLKRHVIAINQAVYERSGFGITLVGPAAGQRGERMSYLELGRELQRLMMNTANLGFMSAGYSSRAGHDLPAARRMAAILREAGQRTGPSYFVVGGKVSEEQISHEGMYEDQVHMKGPAELIREDLTSSLPEFMLPGQILVLPRLPHTPNGKLDTKALQGYVAEAAARARPVVEPRNRVEARLCALWGTAMRRDSVSVHDDFFQLGGNSLIAVALVKRINEAFGCGLPPQVLFEAPTVAKLAEAVSARAAATASRLAPLRAGGDGPPVFCWPGLGGFTMNLRLLAARAPGERPFYGVQSHGINEGETPFPTIEEMAAADVAALRQVQPAGPYTLWGYSFGARVAFETAWQLEQSGERVEQLFLLAPGSPRVAGAPGQAAAADFADPVFTTLLFSVFGSTVSGPVLKECLRETTDAESFARFIDRRFPQLDPGLIRRVVTVVRRTYGFTYDHIDPAARRVSAPVTVFRAQGDEPSFIERVQGRTAAPPAVVHLEAGHYGMLRDPGVDELVKALLRAAPRPAADQAEQQTRKLPCPT, from the coding sequence ATGAAGAGCCTGGACGCCGCTGGAACATGCCTGCCGGAACTGCTGGATTCGCAGGCGCTCGCCCGCCCCGGCGACATCGCCGTGGTCCACGAGGGCGAGTCGCTCACCTTCCGCGAACTGGCCGACCAGGCCGCCGACGTGGCACGTTACCTGTACCACCTCGGCGTCGGCGCGGACGCGGGCGTGGGGCTCTTCGTCGAACCCTCGCTGGATCTGGTGATCGGTGCCTGGGGCGTTCTGCGCTCCGGCGGCGCCTATCTTCCGCTCTCGCCCGACTATCCGGAAGAGCGCATTCACCATATTGTGCGCGATGCCCGATTAGCCGTCGTGCTCACCCAGGAATCGCTGCGCCACCGGCTCGCTGAGTTCCTCGGCGCGGAAACCGTCGTCATCACCCTCGACGACGTCGTGGACTTCGCCAAGGGCCGGTCCGACGAGGAATCCGCCGATCTGCCCGGCGGCCCGCGCCCGGCGGATCTGGCGTACGTCATCTACACCTCGGGCAGCACCGGCAGGCCCAAGGGCGTGACGATCGAGCACCGCTCCATCGCGCACCAGATGCGCTGGCTCGCCGACTCCTTCGGGCTCGGCGCGGGCGCGACCGTGCTCCAGAAGACCCCGGTCAGCTTCGACGCGGCCCAGTGGGAGATCCTGGCGCCCGCGTACGGCAGCCGGGTGGTGGTCGGGTCGGGCGGCATCCACCGGGATCCCACCCGCCTGATCGAGGCCGTCGTCCGCCACGGCGTCACGACCCTCCAGTGCGTGCCGACCCTGCTGCAGGCCCTGGTCGACACCGACGCGCTCGACCGCTGCACCTCGCTCACCCACCTCTTCAGCGGCGGCGAGGCACTGTCCCGTTCGCTCGCCGGGCAGTTGGCCTCGGCACTTCCGGGGGCCGCCCTGGTCAACCTCTACGGCCCGACCGAGTGCACCATCAACACCTCGGCCCACACCGTCGATCCCGCCGCCCTCGGCGAAGGCCCCGGCGCCCTGCCGATCGGCACGCCCGTGACCGGCCTGCGCTATCACATCCTGGACGCCGAGGGCCGTCCCGTGCCGCCGGGCACGACCGGTGAACTGCACATCAGCGGCATCCAGTTGGCCCGCGGCTATCTGCACCAGCCGCTGCTCACCGCCGAGCGCTTCTTGCCGAACACCGCCGCGGGCGCGTCCGAGCCGGGCCACGAACGGCTCTACCGCACCGGCGACCTGGCCCACTTCAATCCCGACGGCACGGCCCAGTTCGCCGGCCGGGCCGACAACCAGGTCAAGCTGCGCGGCTTCCGTATCGAGCTGGACGAGATACGGCTGGCCATCGAGGCCCACGACTGGGTCAGGAACGCCGCCGTGCTGCTGCGCACCGACCCGCGCACCGGCTCCCAGCACCTGGTGGCGTGCATCGAACTGAGCCCGCGCGAGGCCGCGTTGATGGACCAGGGCGAGCACGCGGACCACCATGTGTCGAAGTCGTCCAAGCTCCAGGTCAAGGCCCAGCTGTCGAACCCGGGCGTGCGGGACGCGGCCGACCTGTCGGGCCGGCCCGCCGTACGCCTGCCCGGCGCCGCCGCCGGCCCCGAGCAGCGCCGCCGGGCCTTCGCGCGCAAGACGTACCGCTTCTACGAGGGCGACCAGCTCGCGGCGGCGGACGTCCTCGCGGCGCTCGGGCGTACGGCACAAGGCGCCGGATCGCGCCGCCCCGAGGAACTGACCCTGGCCGAACTCGGCGGCCTGCTGCGGAATTTCGGCCAGCACCTCAGCGGGGAGCGCCTGCTGCCGAAGTACGCCTACGCCTCCCCCGGCTCGCTCTACGCGACGCAGCTGTACCTGGAGCTGGCCGGGATCGCGGGCCTGGCGGCGGGCTGCTACTACTACCACCCGGTCGACCACGAACTGGTGCTGGTCCACGGCGCCGAGGCGTCCGCACAGCCCCGGGCGCGGGTGCACTTCATCGGCCGCAGATCGGCGATCGAACCGGTGTACAAGAAGAACATCCAGGAGGTCCTGGAGATCGAGGCCGGCCACATGGCCGGCCTGTTCGACGAGGTGCTGCCCGCCCACGGCCTCGCGCTGGCCGAGGCGGCGTACGACAGCGGCCTGCCGCGCCGGCTGGGCTGCGCCGAGGGCGACTACTACCTGGGCTCCTTCGCGCTGGCGCCCTGGACGGCGGCGCGCACGCGGAAGTCCCCCGACATCTACGTGCAGTTCCACCCCGGCAGCGGGGCAGGACTGCCCAGCGGCCAGTACCGCTACCGGGACGGCGGCCTGCACCGGATCAGCGACCAGCTGGTCCTCAAGCGGCATGTGATCGCCATCAACCAGGCGGTCTACGAGCGGTCCGGCTTCGGCATCACCCTCGTCGGCCCCGCGGCCGGGCAGCGCGGGGAGCGGATGAGCTATCTGGAGCTGGGCCGCGAACTGCAGCGCCTGATGATGAACACCGCCAACCTGGGCTTCATGTCCGCGGGTTACAGCTCCCGCGCGGGCCACGACCTGCCCGCCGCCAGGCGCATGGCGGCGATCCTGCGGGAGGCGGGCCAGCGCACCGGGCCCTCGTACTTCGTCGTCGGCGGCAAGGTCAGCGAGGAGCAGATCAGCCACGAGGGCATGTACGAGGACCAGGTGCACATGAAGGGTCCGGCGGAGCTGATCAGGGAGGACCTGACCTCCTCCCTGCCCGAATTCATGCTCCCCGGGCAGATCCTCGTCCTGCCCCGGCTGCCGCACACCCCGAACGGCAAGCTCGACACCAAGGCCCTCCAGGGGTACGTGGCCGAGGCGGCGGCCCGCGCGCGTCCGGTGGTGGAGCCGCGCAACCGGGTCGAGGCGCGGTTGTGCGCCCTGTGGGGCACGGCGATGCGGCGGGACTCCGTCTCCGTGCACGACGACTTCTTCCAGCTCGGCGGGAATTCGCTGATCGCGGTCGCGCTGGTCAAGCGGATCAACGAGGCGTTCGGCTGCGGCCTGCCGCCCCAAGTGCTGTTCGAGGCGCCCACGGTGGCGAAGCTGGCCGAGGCGGTGAGCGCCCGGGCCGCCGCCACCGCCTCCCGGCTGGCGCCGCTACGGGCCGGGGGCGACGGGCCGCCGGTCTTCTGCTGGCCGGGGCTCGGCGGCTTCACGATGAATCTGCGGCTGCTCGCGGCCCGCGCGCCCGGGGAACGCCCGTTCTACGGCGTCCAGTCGCACGGGATCAACGAGGGCGAGACGCCGTTCCCGACCATCGAGGAGATGGCCGCCGCCGACGTCGCGGCGCTGCGGCAGGTCCAGCCGGCGGGTCCGTACACGCTGTGGGGCTACTCCTTCGGCGCGCGGGTCGCCTTCGAGACGGCGTGGCAGCTGGAGCAGTCGGGGGAGCGGGTGGAGCAGCTGTTCCTGCTGGCACCGGGCTCGCCGCGGGTGGCGGGCGCCCCCGGGCAGGCGGCGGCGGCCGACTTCGCCGATCCCGTCTTCACCACCCTGCTCTTCTCCGTCTTCGGCAGCACGGTGAGCGGCCCGGTCCTGAAGGAGTGCCTGCGCGAGACCACCGACGCGGAGAGCTTCGCGCGGTTCATCGACCGCCGGTTCCCGCAGCTGGACCCCGGGCTGATCCGCCGGGTGGTGACCGTCGTCCGCCGCACCTACGGATTCACCTACGATCACATCGATCCGGCCGCCCGCCGGGTCTCGGCACCCGTCACGGTCTTCCGTGCCCAGGGCGACGAACCCTCCTTCATCGAACGCGTCCAGGGCCGCACGGCCGCCCCGCCCGCCGTCGTCCACCTGGAGGCCGGCCACTACGGGATGCTGCGCGACCCGGGCGTGGACGAGCTGGTCAAAGCGCTCCTGCGGGCCGCACCACGACCGGCGGCGGACCAGGCCGAACAACAGACAAGGAAGCTCCCATGCCCCACGTGA
- a CDS encoding tautomerase family protein: protein MPHVTIQHFPKPLTAEQQARLVEQLTAAVQEAFGVGESAVSIALTPVAPEDWDAQVYQPEIAAHREQLAKQPGY, encoded by the coding sequence ATGCCCCACGTGACCATCCAGCACTTCCCGAAGCCCCTCACCGCCGAGCAGCAGGCCCGCCTGGTGGAGCAGCTGACGGCCGCCGTCCAGGAGGCGTTCGGGGTCGGCGAGAGCGCGGTCTCGATCGCCCTGACGCCGGTCGCCCCCGAGGACTGGGACGCCCAGGTCTACCAGCCCGAGATCGCCGCGCACCGCGAGCAGTTGGCGAAGCAGCCGGGCTACTGA
- a CDS encoding DUF899 domain-containing protein: MTTTPGNASSDLPGTPPVVDLATWQAAREELLVREKAHTHEGDAIAAARRRLPMVELDGTAEVVGPDGPVPFLDLFQGRDELVVYQHMWYDGAPHQGQCEGCTTTAWHAKDAVYLNARGVSFAVLTSGRWDEVAAYVEFMGYTQPWYSVRGVAAPIGGQMGHLAAFLRDGDRVFLTYSTTGRGNEPVNGSLALLDMTPYGRGEAWEDDPEGRPVIGDAREEHPSKGHQACWYWRSDADGAATWGPTSRPVPQWTRPGATPVHTLGRHGPHH; encoded by the coding sequence ATGACGACCACGCCCGGCAACGCGAGCAGCGACCTCCCCGGCACGCCGCCGGTTGTCGACCTGGCCACCTGGCAGGCGGCGCGCGAGGAGCTGCTGGTCCGCGAGAAGGCGCACACCCATGAGGGCGACGCGATCGCCGCGGCCCGGCGGCGGCTGCCGATGGTCGAGCTCGACGGGACGGCCGAGGTCGTCGGACCCGACGGGCCGGTCCCGTTCCTCGACCTGTTCCAGGGGCGCGACGAGCTCGTGGTCTACCAGCACATGTGGTACGACGGCGCGCCGCACCAGGGGCAGTGCGAGGGCTGCACCACCACCGCCTGGCACGCGAAGGACGCCGTCTACCTCAACGCCCGGGGCGTCTCCTTCGCCGTCCTGACCTCGGGCCGGTGGGACGAGGTGGCCGCCTACGTCGAGTTCATGGGCTACACCCAGCCCTGGTATTCGGTGCGGGGCGTGGCCGCGCCGATCGGCGGACAGATGGGCCACCTCGCCGCCTTCCTGCGCGACGGCGACCGCGTGTTCCTCACCTACTCCACGACCGGCCGCGGCAATGAGCCCGTCAACGGTTCCCTCGCCCTGCTCGACATGACGCCGTACGGCCGCGGCGAGGCGTGGGAGGACGACCCCGAGGGCCGGCCCGTGATCGGCGATGCCCGCGAGGAGCACCCGTCCAAGGGCCACCAGGCCTGCTGGTACTGGCGCTCGGACGCCGACGGCGCCGCGACCTGGGGCCCGACCAGCCGCCCCGTACCGCAGTGGACCCGCCCCGGCGCGACCCCCGTGCACACCCTCGGCCGCCACGGCCCCCACCACTGA
- a CDS encoding DNA-binding protein yields the protein MDGSGQDAVARAVEARELQRGWYGEPLGELFQRLIGDLGLNQARLAAVLGLSAPMLSQLKSGQRAKIGNPAVVQRLQALQELSGQVADGRTGALEAAARMDEIRESAGSSVLGTTTHSVAADGAAPRQVVRGIQEVLRSVASAEEIEQAAHSLAPTHPHLAEFLRVYGAGRTSEAVAHYESHRD from the coding sequence ATGGACGGCTCGGGGCAGGACGCCGTGGCTCGGGCGGTCGAGGCCAGGGAGTTGCAGCGGGGGTGGTACGGGGAGCCGCTGGGGGAACTGTTCCAGCGGCTGATCGGGGATCTGGGGCTCAATCAGGCGCGGCTGGCGGCAGTGCTCGGACTGTCCGCGCCGATGCTGTCGCAGCTCAAGAGCGGGCAGCGGGCCAAGATCGGGAATCCGGCGGTGGTGCAGCGGCTCCAGGCGCTGCAGGAGCTGTCCGGGCAGGTGGCGGACGGGCGGACCGGGGCGCTGGAGGCCGCGGCCAGGATGGACGAGATCCGCGAGTCGGCGGGCTCCTCCGTGCTCGGCACGACGACGCATTCGGTCGCCGCGGACGGGGCTGCGCCCCGGCAGGTGGTGCGGGGCATCCAGGAGGTGCTGCGGTCGGTCGCATCGGCCGAGGAGATCGAGCAGGCGGCCCACTCCCTCGCGCCGACCCATCCCCACCTGGCAGAGTTCCTTCGTGTGTACGGCGCCGGGCGCACCAGTGAGGCCGTCGCCCACTACGAGTCGCACCGGGACTGA
- a CDS encoding serine/threonine-protein kinase: MGEVFAGRYELVDPIGRGGAGAVWRAWDQRRRRYVAAKVLQQSDAHALLRFVREQAMRIDHPHVLAPASWAADDDKVLFTMDLVHGGSLAHLIGDYGPLPPRYVCVLVDQLLSGLHAVHAEGIIHRDIKPANILLEATGTGTPHVRLSDFGIAMRKGEPRLTEADYVVGTPGYFAPEQMMGAEPDVPADLYAVGLVALYLLGGQKPDARAIAQRFLADGVPPAPTGVPESLWQVIGALLQPDPRARFRTATGARKALAGAVEMLPEPPPGEEPVEIFDQIGPLPEGFGPHGPLSAAADRTDRSGPGTVSAAVRPPVPSAPPRRTPEPGYVSPTNGYPLPAPAPHPATRTDVPVPAAARPVPLPEPEPAPTPTSAPAAAHPQPQPHLQPAPQGPAASPALPARTHKPGPPAKVVIPVLVLAAICFAVGILALTSG; the protein is encoded by the coding sequence ATGGGTGAGGTCTTCGCTGGCCGTTACGAGCTGGTCGACCCGATCGGGCGCGGCGGTGCCGGCGCGGTCTGGCGGGCCTGGGACCAGCGGCGGCGCCGCTATGTGGCGGCGAAGGTCCTCCAGCAGAGCGACGCCCACGCCCTGCTGCGCTTCGTCCGCGAACAGGCGATGCGTATCGACCATCCGCATGTGCTGGCCCCGGCGAGCTGGGCGGCCGACGACGACAAGGTCCTGTTCACCATGGACCTGGTGCACGGCGGCTCGCTGGCGCACCTGATCGGCGACTACGGGCCGCTGCCGCCGCGCTATGTGTGCGTCCTGGTCGACCAGTTGCTGTCCGGGCTGCACGCGGTGCACGCCGAGGGCATCATCCACCGGGACATCAAGCCGGCCAACATCCTGCTGGAGGCGACCGGCACCGGCACCCCGCACGTACGGCTGTCGGACTTCGGCATCGCCATGCGCAAGGGTGAACCGCGGCTGACCGAGGCCGATTATGTGGTCGGTACGCCGGGGTATTTCGCGCCGGAGCAGATGATGGGCGCGGAGCCGGACGTACCCGCGGACCTCTACGCCGTCGGCCTGGTCGCCCTTTATCTGCTGGGCGGCCAGAAGCCGGACGCCCGGGCCATCGCGCAGCGCTTCCTCGCCGACGGCGTGCCGCCGGCCCCCACCGGGGTGCCGGAGTCGCTGTGGCAGGTCATCGGGGCCCTGCTGCAGCCGGACCCGCGGGCCCGGTTCCGTACCGCCACAGGAGCGCGCAAGGCGCTGGCGGGCGCCGTCGAGATGCTGCCGGAGCCGCCGCCGGGGGAGGAGCCGGTGGAGATCTTCGACCAGATCGGACCGCTGCCCGAGGGCTTCGGCCCGCACGGCCCCCTGTCGGCGGCGGCGGACCGCACAGACCGCAGCGGACCCGGGACCGTATCCGCGGCCGTACGCCCGCCCGTGCCGTCCGCACCGCCGCGCCGGACCCCCGAGCCCGGCTACGTGTCCCCCACGAACGGCTACCCGCTGCCGGCCCCCGCGCCGCACCCGGCGACCAGGACCGACGTCCCGGTCCCCGCGGCGGCCCGACCCGTCCCGCTGCCCGAACCGGAACCGGCACCGACGCCCACGTCGGCACCGGCAGCCGCGCACCCGCAGCCCCAGCCCCACCTCCAGCCGGCGCCGCAAGGACCGGCCGCCTCCCCCGCGCTGCCCGCCCGCACGCACAAACCGGGACCACCCGCCAAAGTGGTGATCCCGGTCCTCGTGCTGGCCGCGATCTGCTTCGCGGTCGGCATCCTCGCGCTGACCTCCGGCTGA